Proteins from a genomic interval of Clostridium cochlearium:
- a CDS encoding nitroreductase family protein, translating into MQREFNFDIIDEIKNRWSPRAFSNEEVKKEDILAMLEAARYAPSCFNEQPWKFILSYELDDLNLIRSILVDSNRLWADRAPAFVSILAKKKFDLDGRDNFWSKFDAGTAWGYLSLEAEKRGLITHAMGGFKKDLARERLNIPDEYELIAVVAIGKLGNKEELATDALREQENPGTRKKLEDIYVEGKF; encoded by the coding sequence ATGCAAAGGGAATTTAATTTTGATATTATAGATGAAATTAAAAATAGATGGTCACCAAGAGCTTTTAGCAATGAAGAAGTAAAAAAAGAAGATATTTTAGCTATGTTAGAAGCAGCAAGATATGCTCCTTCTTGTTTTAATGAACAGCCATGGAAATTTATACTTTCTTACGAATTAGATGATTTAAATTTAATAAGAAGTATATTAGTTGATAGCAATAGACTCTGGGCTGATAGAGCACCAGCTTTCGTATCTATATTAGCTAAGAAAAAATTCGACTTAGATGGCAGAGATAATTTTTGGTCTAAATTTGATGCCGGAACAGCTTGGGGATATCTATCCTTAGAAGCAGAAAAAAGAGGATTAATAACTCATGCTATGGGAGGATTTAAAAAGGATTTAGCAAGAGAACGATTAAATATACCAGATGAATATGAACTAATAGCAGTAGTTGCTATTGGAAAACTAGGTAATAAAGAAGAACTTGCAACAGATGCACTAAGAGAACAAGAAAATCCTGGTACTAGAAAAAAATTAGAAGATATATATGTAGAAGGTAAATTTTAA
- a CDS encoding S-ribosylhomocysteine lyase, producing the protein MKKVESFELDHRNVIAPYVRKAAIEKGELGDIVSKFDLRLVQPNEEEIPTAAMHTLEHLLATYLREELKGLIDISPMGCRTGFYLIIWGNREPKEIRDALKNSLEKVINTTKVPATNEIQCGNYRDHSLFAAIEYAKKILSKDIRIDFLKK; encoded by the coding sequence ATGAAAAAAGTAGAGAGTTTTGAATTAGATCATAGAAATGTAATTGCACCATACGTTAGAAAGGCAGCTATAGAGAAAGGTGAATTAGGTGATATTGTATCTAAATTTGATTTAAGACTTGTACAGCCTAATGAAGAAGAAATACCTACAGCAGCAATGCATACATTAGAGCATTTATTAGCTACTTATTTAAGGGAAGAGTTAAAAGGGTTAATAGATATTTCACCTATGGGATGTAGAACTGGTTTTTATTTAATTATATGGGGGAATAGAGAACCAAAAGAAATAAGAGATGCTCTTAAAAATTCTTTAGAAAAAGTTATAAACACAACCAAAGTTCCAGCTACAAATGAAATTCAATGTGGTAATTATAGAGATCATTCATTATTTGCTGCTATAGAATATGCAAAAAAAATATTAAGTAAGGATATTAGAATAGATTTCTTAAAAAAATAA
- a CDS encoding AbgT family transporter, with translation MGETQKNPAKKTKKGVFQSFLDWVERVGNKMPHPAMIFVVLSIAIIIISHICAKAGVNVTIDLVDKVNGGINRTNVKAVSLLTPEGIRYMFESAEKNFTGFAPLGTVLVAMLGVGLAEETGFIQAILRRSVMGAPKKLITPIIVLAGVMSNIASDAGYVVLIPLGAMIFASFGRHPLAGIAAAFAGVSGGFSANLLIGTTDPLLGGITTEAAKLVDPSYVVTPTANYYFMVASTFLITIVGTFVTDKIVEPRLGKYEGVQVDLGTGDLNAEEKKALKASRIAFLVFILFIAALIGPQNGVLRHPETHKILGKTPFMNALVPIIAIFFAVPGIAYGISIGKIKKSKDVANAMGKAMSGMGGYLVLVFFAAQFVAYFNHTNLGTILSYNGGKFLQSTGFTGIPLIVSFVLVAAFLNLFMGSASAKWAIMAPIFVPMFMAIGFSPEFTQAAYRIGDSCTNIITPLMSYFALIVSFAEQYDEDAGIGTLISTMLPYAILFLVGWTILLIFWYKFNIPIGVSAPIHLIR, from the coding sequence ATGGGGGAAACACAAAAAAATCCAGCAAAAAAGACTAAAAAAGGCGTATTTCAATCTTTTTTGGACTGGGTAGAAAGAGTAGGTAATAAAATGCCTCACCCAGCTATGATTTTTGTTGTATTAAGTATTGCAATTATCATAATTTCACACATATGTGCAAAAGCAGGTGTTAATGTTACAATTGATTTAGTAGACAAAGTAAATGGTGGAATAAACCGTACAAATGTTAAGGCAGTAAGTTTACTAACTCCTGAAGGAATAAGATATATGTTTGAAAGTGCGGAGAAAAACTTTACAGGTTTTGCGCCACTTGGAACAGTGCTTGTAGCTATGCTAGGAGTTGGACTAGCTGAAGAAACTGGATTTATTCAAGCTATTTTAAGAAGAAGTGTCATGGGAGCACCTAAAAAACTTATAACTCCAATTATTGTTCTTGCAGGTGTTATGTCCAATATTGCATCTGATGCAGGATACGTAGTACTTATACCTTTAGGTGCAATGATATTTGCAAGTTTTGGAAGACATCCTCTTGCAGGTATAGCTGCAGCTTTTGCAGGTGTATCGGGAGGATTTAGTGCAAACTTACTTATAGGAACTACAGACCCACTACTTGGAGGAATTACTACAGAGGCTGCTAAATTAGTAGATCCATCTTATGTAGTAACACCTACTGCAAACTATTACTTTATGGTGGCATCTACATTTTTAATAACCATAGTTGGTACTTTTGTTACAGACAAAATTGTAGAGCCAAGGCTTGGAAAGTATGAAGGTGTACAAGTAGATTTGGGAACTGGAGATTTAAATGCTGAAGAGAAAAAAGCTCTTAAAGCTTCTAGAATTGCTTTTTTAGTATTTATATTATTTATAGCAGCATTAATAGGTCCACAAAATGGAGTTTTAAGACATCCTGAGACTCATAAAATTTTAGGAAAAACTCCATTTATGAATGCATTAGTTCCAATAATTGCAATATTCTTTGCAGTACCAGGTATTGCATATGGTATTTCAATAGGTAAAATTAAAAAATCTAAAGACGTTGCAAATGCTATGGGAAAAGCTATGTCAGGTATGGGAGGATATTTAGTATTAGTATTCTTTGCTGCTCAATTTGTAGCATATTTTAATCATACTAATTTAGGAACAATATTATCATATAACGGTGGTAAATTTCTACAATCCACAGGTTTTACAGGTATTCCTTTAATTGTATCTTTTGTTTTAGTTGCAGCATTCTTAAACTTATTTATGGGTTCTGCATCTGCAAAATGGGCTATTATGGCTCCAATATTTGTTCCAATGTTTATGGCTATAGGATTCTCACCAGAATTCACTCAAGCAGCTTATAGAATAGGTGACTCATGTACAAACATAATTACACCTCTTATGTCATACTTTGCATTAATAGTTTCTTTTGCAGAGCAATATGATGAGGATGCCGGAATAGGAACATTAATATCTACAATGTTACCATACGCAATTCTATTCTTAGTAGGATGGACAATATTACTTATATTCTGGTACAAATTTAATATTCCAATAGGAGTAAGTGCTCCAATACATTTAATACGATAA